Genomic DNA from Gemmatimonadaceae bacterium:
TCGACCGCGCCCTCCAGGTGCACGGCGGCTATGGCCTGACCGACGCGACGCCGCTCGCCAACTGGTGGGCCCACGAGCGCGCCGCACGGATCTACGACGGGCCGGACGAAGTACACAAGGATGCCGTGGCCCGGCATACGATCGAGCGGTATCTCCCGCCGCGGGCGTAGTCCTCGTTCCCGCGCCCGTCCCCCGTTCCTGCACTCATTACCCGTCCCTTCGCCCCCATCCCCTCCCCGTTCCGTTGTCGTTCGACTCCCTGCTCGATCGTCCCGCTCCCGTCCGCGACGGTGAGTCCATTCCGCTCGACGCCCTGCGCGCGTGGTGGGAGGGGACCATTGGGCATGTGCATTCGGTCGAGGTGGAGCAGTTCCCGCGGGGGTTCTCGAACCTGACATATCTCGTGCGCGCGGGCGGCGACGAGTATGTGCTGCGCCGGCCGCCCTTCGGCGTGCAGCCCGGTATCGCGCATGACGTGCTGCGTGAAGGGCGCCTGCTCGCCGCGCTCCGTCCCGCCTATCCGCGGGTGCCGGCGGTCGTCGCGATCTGTGCCGACGCCGGCGTGATCGGCGCCCCGTTCGTCGTGATGGAACGGGTGCGCGGACTGATCGTGCGCGGCACGCTCCCCGAGTCACTCTCGTTTGGCGCCACGCAACTGCGCGCCCTGTCGGCGTCCGCCGTGGAGACCCTCGCCGGATTGCATCGCGTGAACTGGCGCGTGCCCGGCCTCGAGACGCTCGCGAAGCCCGACGGCTACGTGGAGCGGCAAGTGGGCGGGTGGACGCGCCGCTGGCAGGCCGCCCGAACCCGCGAGGTGCCCGGCATCGAGCGCGTCGTCGACTGGCTCGCCGCCAACGCCCCCGCGACCGGCGACGCCACGCTCGTGCACAACGACTTCAAGTTCGACAACCTCGTGCTCGACCCCGCCGATCCCACGCGCGTTCGCGCCGTGCTCGACTGGGAGATGGCGACCATCGGCGATCCGCGCCTCGACCTGGCCACGACGCTCGGCTATTGGATCGAAGCCGGCGATCCGCCGCCGCTGGTGCAGCTGGGCATCGGCATCACCACGCTGCCGGGCACCTGGACGCGCGAGCAGGTAGTCGCGGCGTGGGAGTCGGCGACGGGACGCAGCGCCGGCGCGCCGGTCTGGCTCTTCGTCTTCGGCCTGTTCAAGGTGGCGGTCATCGCACAGCAGATCTTCGCACGCTACACGGCCGGTCACACCAGGGATCCGCGCTTCGCCCGGCTCGATACCGCGGTGGCGGCTCTTGGCGCACTCGCGTCGCGCGCCCTCGATGCCGACCGGTTGTCGCGACTGTGATGAAAGCGCTCCGCCTGGGGGTGATGCTGTGCGTGGCGGCGGCCGGCGGGGGCCTCGCCACGGCGTGCTCGTGGAGCCGGGCGCTGCGGGCGTCGACGGCGCGCCCGGCGCGCGAACCCGACATCACGTCGTTCGACACGGTCTTCGTCGTCTCGAACCGCCGCCGCACGGAACACGGATTCACGCGGGAAACCACGGATTCGCTCTGGCACGGCGTGTACGTCATGCGCATAGACGCGAGTCCCGACAAGATGACGGAGCTCGCCAAGCTGGGCGTGCGCCGCGTGGATTCCCTCGCCCTCGACGCCACCACGTGGCGTGCCCGACTGCGGCGGGCGGCCGCGCGCGACACGTCGGCCGACGGGGCAGTGCTGATCTACCTGCACGGATACGCCTCCAACCCCGATGCCGCGACCAACCAGGGAACGCAGGTCAAGGTGCGTGGCGAGCATCGGGGACCGCTCGTCCTGTTCCTCTGGCCGGCACACGACCTGAAGCGGACGTTTCGTTCACCGATCTCGACCTATCATCAGGATGCCGTTGTCGCGGCGCAAAGCGGCCCGGCGTTCGCGCGGGCACTGCGCGAAGTGCATCAGGCGACGCCAGACATCGTGCTCCTCGCGCATTCGATGGGCACGCGCGTCGCGCTCGCCGGGACCGTCACCGATGCCGCCAATCGCGCGATGCTCACCGCGCATCCGCTGCGCGCCTTTGGCATCTTCTCGCCCGACGTGGGGGCGGATCGCTTTCGGAATGAGTTCGCCCCGTACCTGCCCGAGCTCGCCGACCGCGTCGCCCTGTACGGTTCCGCCAGCGACTACCTGCTCGGGGCGTCGGCGCTGGTCAATCGCGAACGCCGCGCCTCCGGCATCACGCGGCGTGGCGATCCGCTCATCGGCATCGAACTCGTGGACGACACGCACGGGGCGCGCGCCGATCCGGCCCTCTTCGCGTTTCTCAGCGCGCGACATGCGGCGCGCTGGGCGAGCGCGGCGCTGGCCGACTTCTTTGATGTGGTCGTCGCCGGCGCGCCACCCTCGT
This window encodes:
- a CDS encoding phosphotransferase family protein, with the protein product MSFDSLLDRPAPVRDGESIPLDALRAWWEGTIGHVHSVEVEQFPRGFSNLTYLVRAGGDEYVLRRPPFGVQPGIAHDVLREGRLLAALRPAYPRVPAVVAICADAGVIGAPFVVMERVRGLIVRGTLPESLSFGATQLRALSASAVETLAGLHRVNWRVPGLETLAKPDGYVERQVGGWTRRWQAARTREVPGIERVVDWLAANAPATGDATLVHNDFKFDNLVLDPADPTRVRAVLDWEMATIGDPRLDLATTLGYWIEAGDPPPLVQLGIGITTLPGTWTREQVVAAWESATGRSAGAPVWLFVFGLFKVAVIAQQIFARYTAGHTRDPRFARLDTAVAALGALASRALDADRLSRL
- a CDS encoding alpha/beta hydrolase — its product is MKALRLGVMLCVAAAGGGLATACSWSRALRASTARPAREPDITSFDTVFVVSNRRRTEHGFTRETTDSLWHGVYVMRIDASPDKMTELAKLGVRRVDSLALDATTWRARLRRAAARDTSADGAVLIYLHGYASNPDAATNQGTQVKVRGEHRGPLVLFLWPAHDLKRTFRSPISTYHQDAVVAAQSGPAFARALREVHQATPDIVLLAHSMGTRVALAGTVTDAANRAMLTAHPLRAFGIFSPDVGADRFRNEFAPYLPELADRVALYGSASDYLLGASALVNRERRASGITRRGDPLIGIELVDDTHGARADPALFAFLSARHAARWASAALADFFDVVVAGAPPSCRVAAGAADSVGVGRWRLKPGAKPIRELLADCLHQRSPFSPDSPFSPDSPFSPDARVSPFAAAVPSPPSPPAPPGAL